From the genome of Chthonomonadales bacterium, one region includes:
- a CDS encoding Gfo/Idh/MocA family oxidoreductase: MTGQAPLRFGVIGAGWFASRRHIPDIAAHPEAALAAVCRRDREALERVRAHFGVPAAHADWREMLEREPLDAVVIATPPALHHAQAAAAIERGLHVLLEKPMTIRHVESVDLVARASERGVFLAVALNPPYWAHCHRLREAIRSGTIGEVEAIDLCWTGNAEYVFGEAPRPADLPGVVPPTMYRADPSLSGGGYLIDGGSHLVSEVLWVAGRRAVRVACLADALPSDRRAALAMELEGGATATLTCVGNSRLGERRVRNTIAGSAGTIVVEGFGFDTRIRTRDGREEGFSERDLPPATGPIANLVDAIRGRAPLHSPAEHGADVACVIEAAYRSAAGGAAVVHP; encoded by the coding sequence ATGACGGGCCAAGCGCCGCTGCGCTTCGGCGTGATCGGCGCGGGATGGTTCGCCTCGCGCCGGCACATTCCAGACATCGCCGCGCACCCCGAGGCGGCACTGGCCGCGGTCTGCCGACGCGACCGCGAGGCGCTGGAGCGCGTGCGCGCCCATTTCGGCGTGCCGGCGGCCCACGCCGACTGGCGCGAGATGCTCGAGCGCGAGCCGCTGGACGCCGTCGTGATCGCCACGCCCCCCGCGCTCCACCATGCGCAGGCGGCCGCGGCGATCGAGCGCGGCCTCCACGTTCTGCTCGAGAAGCCGATGACGATCCGGCACGTCGAGTCTGTCGACCTGGTCGCGCGGGCGTCCGAGCGCGGCGTCTTCCTGGCGGTCGCACTGAACCCGCCCTACTGGGCCCACTGCCACCGGCTGCGCGAGGCGATCCGCTCCGGCACGATCGGCGAGGTGGAAGCCATTGACCTGTGCTGGACGGGCAACGCGGAGTACGTGTTCGGCGAGGCGCCCCGGCCGGCGGATCTGCCCGGCGTCGTGCCCCCCACGATGTACCGCGCCGACCCCTCGCTGAGTGGCGGCGGCTACCTGATCGACGGCGGCTCCCACCTGGTGTCCGAGGTGCTATGGGTCGCCGGCCGCCGCGCCGTGCGCGTCGCGTGCCTGGCCGACGCGCTGCCCTCGGACCGCCGCGCGGCGCTCGCGATGGAACTGGAGGGCGGGGCGACGGCGACGCTCACCTGCGTGGGTAACAGCCGGCTGGGCGAGCGCCGGGTGCGCAACACCATCGCCGGGAGCGCCGGCACGATCGTCGTGGAGGGGTTCGGGTTCGACACCAGGATCCGCACGCGTGACGGGCGCGAGGAAGGCTTCTCGGAGCGCGACCTGCCGCCGGCCACCGGCCCGATCGCCAACCTGGTAGACGCCATTCGCGGTCGCGCCCCGCTCCACTCCCCGGCGGAGCACGGCGCGGACGTAGCGTGCGTGATCGAGGCGGCCTACCGCTCAGCCGCGGGCGGCGCGGCGGTCGTACACCCGTAG